The following is a genomic window from Zalophus californianus isolate mZalCal1 chromosome 10, mZalCal1.pri.v2, whole genome shotgun sequence.
CAGGAAGAATAAGGTCACTGAGACCTCATGACATATTTCAGATTATCCAGGGGTCCAGTGAACTCGCAGGGTAATTGCAAGATAAAATGACTCTCATGCTGTCAGAAGGAATAAGtacattttatctttgtttttttggagGACCTCCACGAAGGAATAAAAGTAATGCAACGTTAATCCTTATACATAGTTAGAATTGCCCCGAAAACCTAAAAActaaaattgtgtgtgtggtggtgttaCGGGGGTTAGAAGCCCCCTGAAGTTACATGGATGTGTCTGGGAAGGCGACAGCACAGTGACACCTTGTCGTTTCAGGGGCATCGATGTGGTGAggaacaaaatcaaaatgtttgCCCAGCAGAAGGTCACCCTTCCCAAAGGGCGGCACAAGATCATCATCCTGGATGAAGCAGACAGGTAGAGCCCTTTGCCAAGTACACGCTGACCTCGATTTCTCAGTCTCTTGTCAGGCTTTATTAAAGCAGAAGCTCTCTCCCCTCTGCACTTTTGTGGCAGACCAGCTTATCACATCTTCCAAAAGCAATTTAACAGGCACCTGAGTCTTACACCTTATCTTTATTAGTAACTTACAAACATTTGTAGAAGACAATGTCAGTTAATGGGTTCCTTCCAGCTTCCCGTGGATGACTTAAATgatatctctctcttttttttttttttttttttttgggaatGAGTGATAGGGGAAGAtggttttctttaagattttatttatttgacagagagagagagagagagagagtgcgcgacagcaggaacacaagcagggggagtgggagagggagaagcaggctccaggcggagcagggagcccgaccaggcgctcgatcccaggaccccgggatcatggcctgagccgaaggcagacgcttaaccgactgagccacccaggcgccccagtgatatctctttttattgtgaaatacacacgacataaaatttaccattttaaccatttctttaaaaaaagattttatttattagggagggagggaaggaaggaaggagcacgagggggggaggggcagagggcgagggagaagcagactccccgctgagcagagaaccccacagatgcagggctcggtcccagggccccaggaccatgacctggaCTCGAGGGTGCCCAGGCTCTCTAGGGAGGGATTTGTGTCCAGTGGGCCCTGGGTTCCAGTTGCAAACTGCCCccgtgtgtttttcttttctcagcatGACTGATGGAGCCCAGCAAGCCTTGAGGAGAACCATGGAAATCTACTCCAAAACAACTCGCTTTGCTCTTGCTTGTAATGCTTCAGATAAAATCATAGGTGAGAGTAAGCTCTACGTGGCTTGGGGTCCACCCATGGTGCTCACATTGGCTCTTTAGTCACAGAAGAGTAGGGGCTTTTTGATTGCCTACCATGGGCTGAGCACTACAgaatcaactttttcttttaattttatataattctacGTGAAGGTATTCTTAGCTCCACATTAGAGAGGAGaaaactggagctcagagaggctgagtagtttgcccaaagtcacacagcacaTGGAAGAGCTGGTACTGGAACCCTGATTCTTTTGGACTCTTGCATCATCGTGGGCACAGGTGACATTTCAGTGTCCTGTGTACAGTGAGTGTCATGGTCACTGCCTTGCCCCAGACGTGCTCCTGCACTTTCTGTGTGCACTGGGCATTTGGCACACACTCCGCTGTACACGGGGCTTTGTCATCACCAGGGACCGCCTCCCCTGTTGCAAGCTCACCCATCAGTCCACTCTGACCCGGCACCTGTCTCTCCGTCCCCTGAAGTCTGTCTGCTTCCTCACTCCTTTGCCCCACTCCTGTCTCAGCTTCCTGCTGGTTTGCACTTTCCTCCCTTTGCGATACCCATGGCAGACGCAGTccgggtttgtttgtttctttttttttttttttaatgagattggagaatgatttcttttttttccttttaaagattttttttttttttttttttttttttttttattcatgtgaggcagagagagagaaaggcagaggcagagggagaagcaggctccccgtggagcagggagcccgatgcgggactcgatcctgggaccccgggatcatgacctgagccgaaggcagacacccaggtgccctcccgcTTTGTTTCCCTCTCACCGTTTCTCACCCCTCTCTTGCATCATGCCCACCCTGCTAACCCCCAGCCTGTGTGAGCTCAGCCCTGGGACTCGCCCTTCTGCACCCAGGCCCCAGTGGCAGCTGCAGACTGGCGTGTGGCCAGCCACGCTGTGCCGTGTGGTCCTGGTTCCCAGCCTCGGCGGACTGGCCGTGGCACCAGGAACCCTTCGTGTCCTCGCACCTGCACCAGATGCCCATTTCTTCATTAACCTGTTCAGCTatcactcagcaaacatttactcttGTTCTATACAGTGCTGGTGGGGAATATAAGGCGTTGAATGAGAACATTCTCGACCTTCAAGATGCCACCAGTGTGGTAACACATCTTTGAGGGCAGGAGTGGCATCCTACTTAGAGACCCCCTCCCCAGATGCATTTTGCGTAGGGCTGTGCATCCACGAGTTCCTTTAGTGATTTGACACAGCAGCTGTGGGCAGAGAAAGGGCCAGCCCTCCCTTGTCAATTTTTCTGATCCATATAGtaccctgactttttttttttaatttctaaagagcAACAACAGATATATAAACGAAATCactaaagaaatttatttctgaggtgcctgggtggctcagtcgttaagcgtctgccttcggctcaggtcacgatcccagggtcctgggatcgagccccgcatcgggctccctgatcagcgggaagcctgcttctccctctcccactccccctgcttgtgttccctctctcactgtgtctctctctgtcaaataaataaataaaatctttaaaaaaaaaaaagaaaatgtatttcttagtgTTAGAGGAAATAGCTCAAGATCAAATTGCtatagttgatttttattttctttttttttaaagattttatttttgattaatctccacacccagtgcggctcaaacttacaaccggGAGATCAAAAGTCATaggctcaactgaccgagccagccaggtgtcctgctACAGAGTTGATTTTTAAACTCTTTGTCACTGAACCTCAATTTGGGTTCTGGACTCATTCCAGTGTAGAGAGAGACACACTCGCTCTGAGGATGGCCATGCCACCTTATTCTGACATATGCTTAAATTCTGTGAACTCTGaagcgtctggctggctcagtcagaagagcatgcgattcttgatctcagcgttgtgagtttgaaccccacattgggtgtagagactactttaaataaataaataaataaattcattcattcattcattcattcattcattcattcattcattcattctggggctcctgggatcgagccccacattgggctccctgctctgcgggaagcctgcttctccctctcccactccccctgcttgtgttccctctctcactcgctctctgtcaaatagagaaatctttaaaaaataataataataaattctgcGAACTCAGCTTTCggtgtaagaaaaaaatctgctaaaGGAAACTTCTAGTGTAGCTGGAACATTAATTGCTTTTATCTTATCTTGTGCTGATAAGCCAAATACGTAATTAGGGTCTTGGTGGAGATTCCTGATTTCAGATAAGTTGAAGTGGACTAACTCTTAGGACTCCCAGGTTTCTTTAAAAGCACAGAAACTTAGAGGAGTGCATTCCTTGAAAGTGTGTGTGAGCACAGAGGATGGAACACAGAGCAGATGGGGGCTTGGAGATCATGGAGAAGCTGTTGTCACAGTCTAAAAGGAGGGTCAGGGGCAGCTTCCAGAATTCTGTATCCGTCTCTCTAGTGGCTCTCTGCCCAGGCTGTGGTCAGAATCTTCTGTGGAACCTCAGAGAAACCCCGCACATGGCCCTGCTCACCCAGGACCGGCCGGGTGGGGACACCCAGCACACACGGTGACCAGGAGCCCAGCACCGACTCACCTGCGGGCTGTGGCCCCTGGGTGTCTCGATCCTGGAGGGTCTTTTCCCCTTCTGGAAGCCGAGGCTAGCTAAGGCCATCGGGGCAGTGCTGGGGAGGCTTACTGGCTGATGCTTTGAGCTAGCGGAGAGCACCGGCTGGGGAGGGAGCTGTTGGTGCCGTCGTGGCTGGTGCGTGTCCCGCGCCGCGGCTTCCTAACACGAGGGGCTGTTGGGGATGCGCCGGCCTCTGCGGGGTGCCTCACCCTTCTGTCCCGGTCAGAGCCCATTCAGTCCCGCTGCGCAGTCCTCCGCTACACGAAGCTGAGCGACGCCCAGGTCCTCGCCCGGCTGCTGACTGTGCTGGAGCAGGAGAAGGTGCCCTACACCGACGACGGCCTGGAAGCTGTCATCTTCACGGCGCAGGGGGACATGAGGCAGGTGCGTGCCGTCGGGGCCCCTCTGCGCCCACCTCCTGGGCTGCGTGTGCCTTGTTctcggcggggtgggggggtagcTGCGCAGAGACCATGGACCCTGCCCACTGGGGCTTTGGACTGGCCCAGGACAGGCCCGGGAGAAGGGGGCTCCGCTTGgactcggggggtgggggtggggtgctcagGACTGAAAATCGCCCCCAACGCGCACTTGATTCTCCACAGGCGCTGAACAACGTGCAGTCGACTTTCTCGGGGTTCGGCTTTATTAACAGCGAGAACGTGTTCAAGGTACAGGAGCCGCTGGGGCCCCTGCGCTCCGCGCAGAATCGGGAGGGTCTCGGGAGCGCCCCCGCACGTGGGGAAGTGGAAGTGCTTGCGCGCCCCAAAGGGCCTCAGGCCGCGCCGCACCTAGGGCTCTCAGATCGGGTGGCAGAGGATACAGGCTCCCCGCTGCTCCCTCCCCGGGATGGTCCCActgctgggaggcaggagggggacgctgagcccctgctccctgcctcccacacccACCAAGCTGAAGGAGGAAGTTTCCCACTCTCCCACATTGGCCAAGGGTTTTTCTCCTGGGAACGCTTTTGAAAACGGGCTGCCCCATTCTAAAACACTTGGCTCTTTTGGAGGCCAGTTAGTCTCCCCCTTATTTGGGGGTAAAAACTGGGTAGGGCTGTCCATGCGTTCAGACCATAGCTGTTTCTTATTAAGTTTGTGGGTAAAGAAAGCCGTGTGGAAAGCCTGTTTCACCCCTGGTGGTCACTGTGTCTTCAGGGACACTCCAGGAACTTGCTTAAAATGTCTCCTCTAGACAGTTCAGCctctgagccaccctggagcaGACCTTCCAGGGCTCTGGAAAGCAGGATTTCTGGGGGAAGTTAACTGAGGTTGGAAGAGAAGTTCTAGGACACTTGGGGCTGTGGGAGAGAGCAGAAGCCTCCTTTAGAAGTTGTAAAtgtgggggcgcttgggtggctcagatggttaaagcgactgccttcggctcaggtcatgatcctggagtcccgggatcgagtcccacatcgggctccctgctaagcggggagtctgcttctccctctgaccctcttcccttcgtgctttctatctctcattctctctctctcaaataaataaataaaatctttaaaaaaaaaagaagttgtaaaTGTGgttgggggttgcctgggtggctcagtcagtagagtgccgactcttgatctcaggtcttgatagggttgtgagttcgagcccagtGTCGGGCATGgacactacttaaaaaaaagaagaagtcgAAGTTTTAAATATGGGTCCCGGGGTGGAGGGTGGAGCGCAGACTCCAGGccagtggagggaggggccggggggggcaGCCCCAGGCTCGGGGATACCTGTTCCTCTTCACGCTGACATGCTGGGGTCGGGGGGAGTCTGTCGCTGGAAAGCCAGTTTCTCTTCCAGGTGGGAGGTTGGTCCAGTTTGTAAGTGGATTATGAGTGGTTCTGGGCAAGCAGTCCTCCGAGTGACCTAAGGTGTGTGGCTAACAGCTTTTCAGAAGACAAGAGATTCCTGTCAGCCCTTGTTCACTCCGCTTATGGTTGGGCAATCTGTAACCACGGTGTTCGAACTTCCTCCCCAGTAAGGAAGGTTGACGCCACACTCTGGTCACTCGTTTGGTAGTGAGAGCGGTGTTCCCAAAcctggttctgttttttttttttttttttaaagattttatttatttatttgagagggagagaatgagagacagagagcacaagagggaagagggtcagagggagaagcagactccctgctgagcagggagcccgatgtgggactcgatcccgggactccaggatcatgacctgagccgaaggcagtcgcttaaccaactgagccacccaggcgccccaaacctgGTTCTGTTTGCCAGGGAATTTGATGAGAAAAGCCCGCTGAGTGGTTGGTTACGCTGGTGTGTCGGGGCTCCTCCTCAGGTGGGCCCCCTCAGCCGCTGACAGGCCTTTTTTCCCGGTTTGCTCAGGTCTGCGACGAGCCCCACCCCTTGCTGGTGAAGGAGATGATCCAGCACTGCGTGAACGCCAACATCGATGAGGCGTACAAGGTTTGCGTCCCTCCTCCCTGACTCGGGGGGGAGACTTTGCTTCTTCGGCAGTGCAGAGGGGGCCTCTCTGTGTGCTGGGGACTTCGCTCACATGCATTGCTCCCCTCGATTCTTAGAATGAGGCCAGGAGTTGGGTACACACCAGAGGAAGAAACGGATTCCAGGACACTGGATTCCTTGGTCTAAATCACACTGCTGACAAGCACTCAACCTGCAATTCAGAGTCATGTCTTTGTCCTATAATTATATCCTCCACAAGGGGACTTTGTCCACCCAAGACCTGAGGAAAGACCAGCCCATCTCCTTACGTTTCCATGATGCCATCTGTGTCTGCCAAGGGAGACTTCGCCTCCCGTCCCCCTGAGGAACATGGGAATGGCGTTCAGGGACCCAGTGGTTCCTGGTCATCTGGGAGAAGCAGGACCCAGGGCTTCCAGCCTCGTTATGGAGCCTGGTCCCATGGGCACGTTCCAGGGGGCATCATCACAGTTCAGGTGACCCTCAGGTCCACAAGGGTGGCAATGGTATGATTTAAGGCCACTGGCCTGGTCCCAGCCAATTTCCCGCCCCCTGCTCTCACCAAACTAGGCCAGAAGTGGACTGGGTTTAGGGCAGGGCCAGATGTAACTCGAAACCAACTCGAGACCAAGCCAGAGACCCAGACACAGGGCCCAAAGGTAGCCTTCAGATTTAGGGACACAG
Proteins encoded in this region:
- the RFC2 gene encoding replication factor C subunit 2 isoform X2, with amino-acid sequence MFAQQKVTLPKGRHKIIILDEADSMTDGAQQALRRTMEIYSKTTRFALACNASDKIIEPIQSRCAVLRYTKLSDAQVLARLLTVLEQEKVPYTDDGLEAVIFTAQGDMRQALNNVQSTFSGFGFINSENVFKVCDEPHPLLVKEMIQHCVNANIDEAYKILAHLWHLGYSPEDIIGNIFRVCKTFQMAEYLKLEFIKEIGYTHMKIAEGVNSLLQMAGLLARLCQKTMAPVAS